Proteins from a genomic interval of Nostoc sp. TCL240-02:
- the rlmD gene encoding 23S rRNA (uracil(1939)-C(5))-methyltransferase RlmD, with product MTKIIWQQGELIEVTIANLSDTGDGVGRADERVVFVPDTVPGDRAIVRLVHVKPKYAHGKLQELLEPSSHRIRPNCIVADKCGGCQWQHINYEYQLVAKQNQVIQAIERIGGFVQPPVNPVLAAPSALGYRNKSTYPLSTSATGQVQAGYYQKGSHQLINLNQCPVQDARLNPLLAEVKQDIQRQGWQIYDEQRHQGKIRHLGLRIGRHTGEMLLTLVVKDWNLSGIETQAQEWLKRYPQLVGVSLNRNGDRTNAIFGSETRCIAGVPHLRESFAGLEFQVRPDTFFQVYTETAEALLQIIQSELNLQGHELLVDAYCGIGTLTLPLAKKVRIATGLEVQPAAVEQAILNAHRNGIDNVTFQVGAVEKLLPKMGTIPEVVILDPPRKGCDRAVIDTLRQLKPSRIVYVSCKVSTLARDLKLLCEDGQYTITRVQPADFFPQTAHVEAAAFLVLSHLHKDSNSFTKTEI from the coding sequence ATGACTAAAATAATTTGGCAACAGGGTGAATTAATTGAAGTGACAATCGCTAACCTGAGTGATACAGGTGATGGTGTCGGACGCGCTGATGAACGTGTTGTGTTTGTCCCAGATACTGTACCAGGCGATCGCGCCATTGTCCGCTTGGTTCATGTTAAACCAAAATACGCCCACGGGAAGCTCCAAGAGCTATTAGAGCCATCCTCCCACCGTATCCGACCCAATTGTATTGTGGCGGACAAATGCGGTGGTTGCCAGTGGCAGCATATTAATTATGAATACCAGCTAGTAGCCAAGCAAAATCAAGTTATCCAAGCAATAGAGCGCATTGGTGGTTTTGTCCAACCACCGGTAAATCCGGTACTCGCCGCCCCTTCTGCTTTAGGCTACCGTAATAAATCTACATATCCTTTGAGTACATCGGCAACAGGGCAGGTACAAGCTGGTTACTACCAAAAAGGTAGTCACCAATTAATTAATTTAAATCAATGTCCAGTCCAAGATGCGCGATTAAATCCCTTACTTGCCGAAGTTAAGCAAGATATTCAACGACAAGGTTGGCAAATTTATGACGAACAGCGCCATCAGGGAAAAATTCGCCATCTTGGTTTACGCATTGGCCGACACACTGGAGAAATGTTGTTGACTTTGGTGGTGAAAGACTGGAATTTATCAGGAATTGAAACCCAAGCCCAGGAATGGTTAAAGCGTTATCCGCAGTTAGTGGGAGTGTCGCTCAATCGCAATGGCGATCGCACAAATGCTATATTCGGATCAGAAACTCGTTGCATCGCTGGAGTCCCCCACCTGCGTGAAAGCTTTGCTGGACTGGAATTTCAAGTACGCCCAGATACATTTTTCCAAGTGTATACAGAAACAGCAGAGGCACTATTGCAGATAATTCAATCAGAACTCAATCTTCAAGGGCATGAGTTGCTAGTTGATGCCTATTGTGGTATTGGGACTTTAACTTTACCCCTCGCCAAAAAAGTTCGTATTGCTACAGGATTAGAAGTGCAACCAGCAGCAGTAGAACAAGCTATTTTGAATGCTCACCGTAACGGAATTGATAATGTGACATTCCAAGTCGGGGCAGTAGAGAAATTACTTCCTAAAATGGGCACAATACCAGAAGTAGTAATACTCGATCCGCCACGTAAGGGGTGCGATCGCGCTGTCATCGACACTTTACGGCAACTGAAACCATCTCGGATAGTTTACGTCAGCTGTAAGGTATCTACCCTCGCCCGTGACCTGAAATTGCTTTGCGAAGATGGACAATATACCATCACACGGGTACAACCTGCTGATTTTTTTCCTCAAACGGCTCATGTTGAAGCTGCCGCATTTCTTGTGCTATCACATTTGCACAAGGATAGTAATTCCTTTACAAAAACTGAAATTTGA
- a CDS encoding anti-sigma regulatory factor encodes MITISLRPVARYWGTISFASTLYLCPILDLLLAEIPAKLQAELRLGLQEALVNAAKHGNNLDPSKTVLVRFSLIDNQYWWIISDQGSGFTPSSVIEEEPTDYLPPDESESGRGLCLLHQIFDQVEWNRKGTELRLCKQMETRRGLSLRR; translated from the coding sequence GTGATTACAATTTCACTCCGTCCAGTTGCACGTTATTGGGGCACTATTAGTTTTGCCTCAACCCTCTACCTTTGTCCAATCTTAGATTTACTGTTGGCAGAAATTCCAGCCAAATTACAAGCAGAACTGCGGCTAGGACTTCAAGAAGCCCTAGTAAATGCAGCTAAACATGGTAATAATCTCGATCCAAGTAAAACAGTTCTAGTCCGTTTTTCCTTAATTGATAATCAATATTGGTGGATAATATCAGACCAGGGTAGTGGCTTTACTCCTTCATCTGTTATTGAAGAAGAGCCAACAGACTATTTACCACCAGATGAATCAGAAAGTGGTCGTGGTTTATGTCTTCTGCACCAAATTTTTGATCAGGTAGAGTGGAACCGCAAAGGCACAGAATTAAGGCTTTGTAAACAAATGGAAACTCGCCGGGGACTATCTCTGCGACGATAA
- a CDS encoding DUF6439 family protein yields the protein MSQSTQLPKTSQLNELSTLELAQALMERLSISPNDWHRLKSNRNSRANEQVAAAIVYLLKNQPQEAQARLEQAIGWLDRSISAPPCPTHGK from the coding sequence ATGTCCCAATCTACCCAGCTGCCGAAAACCAGTCAACTGAATGAACTTAGTACTCTGGAACTAGCTCAAGCCCTCATGGAAAGACTGAGTATTTCCCCTAACGATTGGCATCGCCTCAAGTCTAACCGCAATTCCCGCGCTAATGAACAAGTGGCAGCAGCAATTGTGTATCTTTTAAAGAATCAGCCACAAGAAGCTCAAGCTAGATTAGAACAGGCAATTGGTTGGTTAGATCGCTCCATTTCCGCGCCTCCCTGTCCAACTCACGGTAAGTAG